A single genomic interval of Rhea pennata isolate bPtePen1 chromosome 5, bPtePen1.pri, whole genome shotgun sequence harbors:
- the LOC134141345 gene encoding EF-hand calcium-binding domain-containing protein 4B-like, with amino-acid sequence MAMEEPNRKNCKYFPGNGTDLKVGKGTNFGEKSRDEERWSVAADTERLKMTLKSNVDYRKTADGLNDAPLPPRGQPIGTETRLQALETASYSPDCMFKVVFVGNSGVGKTSFIHRFCYDRFLADLNATIGIDYQVKSLMVDNTQVALQLWDTAGQERFRSITKQYFRKADGILVMYDITAECSFMAVRNWMSSVQEGIEDGAVIFLLGNKTDAVPRGARSVPKVEGERLAKEYKAVFYECSAMTGYNIVEPMLHMARLLTAQEDRQRETALQLEAVSRRKGCCT; translated from the exons ATGGCAATGGAAGAACCCAACAGGAAGAACTGTAAATACTTCCCAGGCAATGGGACAGACTTGAAGGTGGGAAAAGGCACAAACTTtggagagaagagcagagatgAGGAAAGATGGTCAGTGGCAGCAGATACTGAGAGGCTAAAGATGACTTTGAAGAGCAATGTTGACTATAGAAAAACAGCAGACGGATTGAATGATGCTCCATTGCCTCCTAGAGGACAGCCCATTGGCACAGAAACCCGG CTCCAGGCACTGGAAACGGCCAGTTATTCCCCAGATTGCATGTTTAAAGTGGTGTTTGTGGGCAACTCTGGTGTTGGGAAGACTTCCTTCATCCACCGCTTTTGCTATGACAGGTTCTTGGCAGACCTCAACGCAACCATTG GTATTGATTACCAGGTGAAGAGTCTGATGGTGGATAACACCCAGGTTGCCTTACAGCTTTGGGATACAGCTGGACAAGAGAG GTTTCGGAGCATTACCAAGCAATATTTCCGGAAGGCAGATGGGATTCTGGTGATGTACGACATTACGGCTGAGTGCTCCTTCATGGCAGTGCGGAACTGGATGAGCAGTGTCCAG GAAGGTATTGAGGATGGAGCTGTGATCTTTCTGcttggaaataaaacagatgctGTTCCAAGAGGGGCCCGGAGTGTGCCCAAGGTGGAGGGAGAAAGGCTGGCAAAG gaaTACAAGGCTGTCTTCTATGAGTGCAGTGCGATGACTGGCTATAACATCGTGGAGCCCATGCTGCACATGGCCAG GTTACTGACAGCACAGGAAGACAGGCAGAGGGAGACTGCCCTGCAGCTTGAAGCTGTCAGCAGGAGGAAAGGGTGCTGCACCTAA